DNA from Asticcacaulis sp. ZE23SCel15:
GCGCTGCTGACGGGCTCTACCGTCAGTGCCTGACCATGAGCGGCCAGCATGTGACGGCGTCTGCCCCGCTTAATGCCACCCGCCGCGCCGAAGCCTATCTGAAGACGATCAACCTCACGCCGGATCAGGTCTCGCAGCTTAAAACCCTGCCGGTCGATGCGCTGGTCAGGGCGCTGGATACCCCCGACCCGATTGTGGCGCGCGATAAGGTGTTGTTTGCCGCCACGCTCGATTTCAAAACCCTGTATCGCCATCCGTTTTACCCCGATGCGCCGGAGGAAACCGCGCAGGTGCCGCTGATTATCGGCAACACGCTTCATGAAACGGCTGCCTTTATGCGTGATGCCATGATCGCCAATGACACGACCTGGGAGACCCTGCCCGCACGTCTGGCCAAAGAAATGCTGGTCGATATGTCGCCGGAATATATAATCGCCCATTACCGGCAGTGGTATCCGAACATGACCCCGACCGAAGTGTTACGCGCGGCTGCCACCGCCGGACGAAGCTGGCGGCCCCACATCATTCAGGCCGAAGCGCGCGGGGCCAAATCCACACCAACCTGGATGTATCAACTTGATTTCGGCTCACCCTTGCACGGCGGCAGGCTGGGGGCCTATCATGGCTACGATATCGGGCTGATCTTTGATAATGTTCATGTGCCGGAAGCCAATGTCGGCACGACGCCGGAGCAGATCGCGGCGGCCCAAAACGTGGCCGATATCTTGAGCACCCTGCTCATTCAGTTCGCCCGCACCGGCGACCCACACACCGCCCTCATCCCTGAGTGGCCACGCTATGAACTGGCCAAACGCGCCACCCTGATCGTCGATCAGACGCCGCGCATCGACAACGACCCGCGCGCTCAGGAACGGCGACTGTTCGCCACCGTCCCCTACACCAAACCGGGCACATAACAGTATAAAACTACTTCGTCCGCTCGGCCAGCGGATAGGAAATAATCAGCGTCAGCGGCTCTGTGCCCATCTGCTTGATGCCAACATTCGCGCCTGTATAAAGATAGGCCGCCATGCCTGCGGTCAGGGTTTTCGTCTCCCCATCAGAGGTGACCTCACCGGTGCCGGACAGCACATAATAAACTTCATCGTGATTGATCGGGTGCAGGCCAATGGCCGAGCCGACATGCAGGATGCGCTTACGAAACTCCATAGTCCGCTTAGGCGCCTGATCACTGATGCGGTATGAGGTGCTGAGACCGATCTTGCCGTGGGGATTGGGCTCGACCTTTTCGATCTGCGCCTCATCGACCACCACCATGGGCGGCAGTTCGCCGGCGTGAGCCGTACCCGTTGCCAGCACGCCCAGACATGCCAAAATAATATGATTGCGCATGAAATCTCTCTCTGTTGTGAAACACACTATAGGAGATTTATCGCCCAAAACCGATACGGTTCCAGCATGGATTCATTCGGATTTGTTATGAATCCGTCAGAAATCGCCGCACCCGGTCGTGCACACTTACAAAAGCGTCTTCCGCCCCCGCCACGACGCGCAGCTCCTCATCCGATGTCAGGTCGATGCTGTCGAGTGCTGCGGTAAAGGTGCGCCAGTGCAGCCCCCGGCCTTCATCCGCCGGGGCCAGATGGCGCGCGCCATATTCAGCATTCAGACCCAGCTTCGCCGCAAACTTAAGCAGAAAAGCCGCCCCCAGACTGGAGCCTTCGGCGACATACAACCACCCCAAGGCCGTTGGCACATCAATAGCATCTCCGGCCACAAATCGTGCGGGGCTGACCTCAAGACCTTGGATATCCGACACCCCAAGATCCGCCAGATCCTGCGCCACCACCTCAAACCGCCGCCGTCCGGCCAGATCCGGCAACAGGCCATCCAGTTCCGCCGCCTGATAAAGGGCGGCAATATCACGGTGAAACAGATACTGAACCTTCAGGAATTTCGCATAGTTACCCCGGCTGGCAAACGGATCACCGGCCATGACTGACTTATCCAGCCGATCGTGCGTGCCGGTCGTCATCGCTTTCAGGCGTTTCGCGCGGCTATCGTGCGTCGGGATTTGGTTCATGTCTGCGCTCCGTTCTACAGCGAGTTTAAACGGATGAGCGCCGCGCGGCAACACATTTGCGAATAATTCTCAAATTAACAACATGCCAATTCAAAACCCAAAAAGATCGGCTTCCGGGTCCTGCCCGCCAGTCAGGGTTGTCGTCAAAAGTTCCGCGCCTAAACGGCTGAAAGTTATACCATTTCCGCCGTAGGCCATGATGGCAAAGACATTGGCCTTGCCAGGTACTGCACCGATGGTCGGTAAGCCTGTGGTCGAAGCCCCGAATGAGCCGCACCAGGCAAAATCAGCCTTAGTATCAAGCTGCGGAAACATGTCCTTGAGCTTAGTCTCCAACCGCGCGACCTTTTCGGTGAGCATAGAATCGCGTTTGTCCTCGTCCTCAAATTCTTCGTCCTCACCGCCGCAGATGACCCGGCCATCGGCCGTGCAGCGCATATAGAGATAAGGATCGGACGCTTCCCAGATCAGGCATTTCTGCGGCCACAGCTTATCCGGCTGCGGTCGGGTCGCGATGGCATAGGTCGAATTCAGGCTATGGCGGCGGGTGCGGATATCCTTGGGCATTTCATAGCCGCTGGCATAGATGACATAGCGGGCGCGGATCACCGGCCCTTCAGCGGTGATCACATCGGCCCCTTCGCGGTAGGTCTCCACCCTCTCGGCGGTCACCGGCGCAAAGACCTGCGCGCCGTGGTCTATCGCCTTAAGCAGGAACCCACCGGCCAGCTTGACCGGATTGACCGACAGATTATCATAGGCCTTAAGGGCGGCGATACGGCGGATATCGTGATCGTTCTTCAGCATGTCGCGGGTGAGATAATCGGTATAAAGCCCGATTTCATTTCGGTGTTTGGCCTCCGCTTTAAGACCATCGGCATCAAGCACACTGCCCGCCAGAAACAGCGAGCAGACCGGCTTCACATCGCATTTCAGCCCCAGTGAGGTTATGCGCGCATGAAGGCTCTCCAGCGCCAGCTTAGATCGCCGCCAGGCCCGCATGGCCTTATCGCGCCCGATCTGGCCCGACAGCACGGTCAGGGGCGTATCGATCTCATACTGCAACAGCGCGGTGGAGGCCGATGTCGCCCCTTTCAGCGGCCCGCGCCGGTCAAGCAGAATGACCTTGAAACCCGCCGCACTTAAGGATTCAGCGGCCATAGCGCCAGTTATGCCCGCCCCGATAATGACGATATCAGTGCGCTGATCTTTGGTGAGTTTTAAGGTCGGAATGCGCGGTACAGGCTGGGACAGCCATAACGGATTGCCGGTGCGAAGGTCTTTGGATTTTGTAAGCATGGGCAAAGCTTAGGGCCCGCCATATAAAAATGACATTCCGACTGACTTTTTACGCGAGGCAGGCGCACCCTACTGGCGCAACCC
Protein-coding regions in this window:
- a CDS encoding carboxylesterase/lipase family protein, with the translated sequence MQLPRRQIIGGAVALGAATAHGQARSASPTLPIAPTWFGRLRGRTERNIHVFKGIRYGADTAPNRFQPPRPPQPWTGVRDAFDYGPACPQRSAKGAVSEDCLFLNIWTPALNDGGKRPVLVYLHGGAHASGDGSSPLYDGVNLATRGDVVVVTLNHRLNVFGYGYFARLGAAVGDDDFDYSGNVGHLDIIQALTWVRDNIAEFGGDPSNVTLFGQSGGGGKIVGLMAMRAADGLYRQCLTMSGQHVTASAPLNATRRAEAYLKTINLTPDQVSQLKTLPVDALVRALDTPDPIVARDKVLFAATLDFKTLYRHPFYPDAPEETAQVPLIIGNTLHETAAFMRDAMIANDTTWETLPARLAKEMLVDMSPEYIIAHYRQWYPNMTPTEVLRAAATAGRSWRPHIIQAEARGAKSTPTWMYQLDFGSPLHGGRLGAYHGYDIGLIFDNVHVPEANVGTTPEQIAAAQNVADILSTLLIQFARTGDPHTALIPEWPRYELAKRATLIVDQTPRIDNDPRAQERRLFATVPYTKPGT
- a CDS encoding biliverdin-producing heme oxygenase; its protein translation is MNQIPTHDSRAKRLKAMTTGTHDRLDKSVMAGDPFASRGNYAKFLKVQYLFHRDIAALYQAAELDGLLPDLAGRRRFEVVAQDLADLGVSDIQGLEVSPARFVAGDAIDVPTALGWLYVAEGSSLGAAFLLKFAAKLGLNAEYGARHLAPADEGRGLHWRTFTAALDSIDLTSDEELRVVAGAEDAFVSVHDRVRRFLTDS
- a CDS encoding cupin domain-containing protein, translating into MRNHIILACLGVLATGTAHAGELPPMVVVDEAQIEKVEPNPHGKIGLSTSYRISDQAPKRTMEFRKRILHVGSAIGLHPINHDEVYYVLSGTGEVTSDGETKTLTAGMAAYLYTGANVGIKQMGTEPLTLIISYPLAERTK
- a CDS encoding FAD-binding oxidoreductase, encoding MLTKSKDLRTGNPLWLSQPVPRIPTLKLTKDQRTDIVIIGAGITGAMAAESLSAAGFKVILLDRRGPLKGATSASTALLQYEIDTPLTVLSGQIGRDKAMRAWRRSKLALESLHARITSLGLKCDVKPVCSLFLAGSVLDADGLKAEAKHRNEIGLYTDYLTRDMLKNDHDIRRIAALKAYDNLSVNPVKLAGGFLLKAIDHGAQVFAPVTAERVETYREGADVITAEGPVIRARYVIYASGYEMPKDIRTRRHSLNSTYAIATRPQPDKLWPQKCLIWEASDPYLYMRCTADGRVICGGEDEEFEDEDKRDSMLTEKVARLETKLKDMFPQLDTKADFAWCGSFGASTTGLPTIGAVPGKANVFAIMAYGGNGITFSRLGAELLTTTLTGGQDPEADLFGF